The following proteins come from a genomic window of Nostoc sp. TCL26-01:
- a CDS encoding ABC transporter ATP-binding protein, with amino-acid sequence MAPAVLIQNLQKRYGTVEAVKDVSFLVEPGEIFGLLGPNGAGKTTTLRALCTLTTPDAGKIEVSGVSVVDNPRVARQRLGYVAQEVALDKVLTGRELLQLQAALYHLPGKVAKQRIETVLDLLGLQEYADKKTGTYSGGLRKRLDLAAGLLHAPDVLVLDEPTVGLDIESRFVVWDFLRKLRASGTTVVITSHYLEEIDALADRVAIIDRGVIIAVGTPSELKDRLGGDRITLRIREFSPTSEAEQAKNLLQELPFVKEVIINSAQGNSLNLVVTPQNDVLITIQQSLNHAGLPIFGIAQSRPSLDDVYLAATGRTLLDAELAAAANRDPKAEKKQNMR; translated from the coding sequence ATGGCTCCCGCCGTTTTAATTCAAAATCTGCAAAAGCGCTACGGTACTGTTGAAGCTGTCAAGGATGTTTCCTTTTTGGTAGAACCAGGGGAAATCTTTGGTTTACTCGGCCCCAACGGTGCAGGCAAAACCACCACTTTGCGTGCCTTGTGTACCCTCACCACACCGGATGCTGGCAAAATCGAAGTATCTGGCGTTTCTGTCGTGGATAACCCCAGAGTGGCCAGACAACGGCTAGGCTATGTAGCCCAAGAAGTCGCTTTGGATAAAGTGCTGACTGGACGAGAACTGCTGCAATTGCAAGCCGCACTTTATCACCTCCCCGGCAAAGTAGCGAAACAACGCATCGAGACAGTTTTAGATTTACTCGGTTTACAAGAATACGCCGATAAGAAAACTGGCACTTATTCCGGTGGCTTACGCAAGCGTCTAGACTTGGCTGCTGGGTTACTCCACGCCCCAGATGTTTTAGTATTGGATGAGCCGACTGTAGGACTTGACATTGAAAGCCGTTTTGTGGTGTGGGATTTCCTGCGGAAGTTGCGGGCATCAGGGACAACAGTTGTGATTACCAGCCACTATTTAGAAGAGATTGACGCTCTAGCCGATCGCGTGGCAATTATTGATCGTGGTGTGATCATTGCTGTGGGTACACCCTCAGAATTGAAAGATCGCTTAGGTGGCGATCGCATCACTTTACGCATCCGCGAATTCTCCCCCACATCTGAAGCCGAACAAGCCAAGAACCTGCTGCAAGAATTACCCTTTGTCAAAGAAGTCATCATCAACAGCGCTCAAGGTAATTCCCTCAACTTGGTAGTCACACCCCAAAACGATGTGTTAATTACCATCCAACAATCCCTCAACCACGCAGGCTTACCGATTTTTGGCATAGCCCAATCTCGTCCCAGCCTAGATGATGTCTACCTCGCCGCCACCGGACGCACTCTCTTAGATGCAGAATTGGCAGCAGCAGCCAATCGTGATCCCAAAGCTGAGAAAAAGCAGAATATGAGATAG
- a CDS encoding ABC transporter permease, translated as MSVTPKPDINWQPATSPQAYADSAPNFFGELVQETLALTRRLFIQLQRRPSTLLAGIIQPVMWLVLFGALFQNAPKGLFGTTTNYGQFLSAGVIVFTAFAGALNAGLPVMFDREFGFLNRLLVAPLASRFSIVFASAIFIISQSLLQAAVIVAAAAFLGAGLPDVTGLIAIALIVFLLALGVTAISLGLAFALPGHIELIAVIFVTNLPLLFASTALAPLSFMPKWLQVIATLNPLSYAIEPIRYLYLHSDWGLASVVMQAPWGDVTFGGALLVLFGFALVALLSIQPQLRRTLA; from the coding sequence ATGAGCGTAACCCCAAAACCTGATATCAACTGGCAACCAGCCACGTCACCCCAAGCCTATGCTGATAGTGCGCCGAATTTTTTTGGTGAACTAGTACAAGAGACACTAGCTTTAACTCGTCGCTTGTTTATTCAATTACAACGTCGTCCTTCAACCTTACTTGCAGGGATTATTCAACCTGTAATGTGGTTGGTGTTATTTGGGGCTTTGTTCCAGAATGCACCCAAAGGTTTATTTGGTACTACGACAAATTACGGACAATTTTTATCTGCGGGTGTTATCGTCTTTACCGCCTTTGCGGGAGCATTAAACGCTGGCTTACCCGTCATGTTTGATCGGGAATTTGGCTTTTTGAATCGTTTATTAGTTGCACCCTTAGCCTCGCGCTTCTCCATTGTCTTTGCTTCAGCCATATTTATTATCAGTCAAAGTTTGTTGCAAGCAGCCGTAATTGTAGCTGCGGCGGCATTTTTGGGTGCTGGCTTACCAGATGTGACCGGGTTGATAGCGATCGCTCTTATAGTCTTCCTCTTAGCTCTGGGTGTCACAGCCATCTCTCTCGGTTTGGCTTTTGCTTTACCTGGACATATTGAGTTAATCGCTGTCATATTCGTTACCAACCTGCCCTTACTGTTTGCCAGTACAGCTTTAGCGCCTTTATCCTTCATGCCCAAGTGGTTACAGGTTATTGCCACTTTAAACCCTCTCAGTTATGCTATTGAACCCATTCGCTATCTTTATCTCCATAGTGATTGGGGATTGGCTAGTGTAGTTATGCAGGCTCCTTGGGGTGATGTTACCTTTGGGGGCGCTTTACTCGTCTTGTTTGGTTTTGCCCTTGTGGCATTATTGAGTATTCAGCCCCAACTACGACGAACTCTTGCTTAA
- a CDS encoding RsmB/NOP family class I SAM-dependent RNA methyltransferase — translation MEKPSNLLLKLARRLFENPDKQEQFIATLIAPQPFNPCILWCQNQPDISPFVIESPLSWQPKFVDRLQLGQKPGQHPLHHQGYFYCLDFSSVFAASTLLTLTQPAPLIVDICAAPGGKSIFAWQALQPKLLLSNEVIGKRLGMLISNLKRCQISPSIVVNRDSSIFAETMPFTSNLVLVDAPCTGQSLLAKGEKAPGCFHPTAINKSANRQKRIIANSAKIVAPQGYLAYMTCTYSQEENEQVCEWFLSRFPQFQAVTITHLQNYQSHLTTLPCYRLFPQDKLGAGAFTVLFHNTEEGGIKEFDQEVLNQLGIIQSL, via the coding sequence ATGGAAAAACCATCAAATTTATTACTTAAACTTGCCCGGCGTTTGTTTGAAAACCCTGATAAACAAGAACAATTTATTGCCACATTAATTGCGCCCCAACCTTTTAACCCTTGTATTCTTTGGTGTCAAAATCAACCAGATATTTCACCTTTTGTAATCGAATCCCCATTAAGTTGGCAACCTAAGTTTGTAGATCGATTGCAGTTAGGACAAAAACCCGGACAGCATCCTCTACATCATCAAGGCTATTTCTATTGTTTAGATTTTTCTTCAGTATTCGCCGCATCTACTTTACTAACACTTACCCAACCAGCACCGTTAATTGTTGATATATGTGCTGCCCCTGGTGGTAAAAGTATTTTTGCTTGGCAAGCTTTGCAACCCAAATTACTGTTAAGCAATGAAGTGATTGGTAAACGTTTAGGAATGCTAATTTCTAACCTAAAACGTTGTCAAATTAGCCCATCTATTGTGGTTAATAGAGATTCTAGTATTTTTGCCGAAACTATGCCTTTCACAAGTAATTTAGTGTTAGTAGATGCTCCTTGTACTGGACAATCTCTACTGGCAAAAGGTGAAAAAGCACCAGGATGTTTCCATCCAACTGCTATTAATAAGAGTGCTAATCGTCAAAAAAGAATTATTGCTAATTCCGCCAAAATTGTTGCTCCACAAGGCTATCTTGCCTATATGACTTGCACCTATTCACAAGAAGAAAATGAGCAAGTTTGTGAATGGTTCTTGTCACGCTTTCCCCAATTCCAAGCAGTAACAATTACTCATTTACAAAATTATCAATCACATTTAACGACTCTGCCTTGTTATCGTCTCTTCCCTCAAGATAAATTAGGCGCTGGTGCATTTACAGTCCTTTTTCACAATACTGAGGAAGGTGGAATCAAAGAATTCGATCAGGAAGTTTTAAATCAACTCGGCATTATCCAGAGTTTATAA
- a CDS encoding DUF2157 domain-containing protein — MIFDNFQRKLQKEAQLWRDEGMLSPSQYQQIADRYQFNKLEAAARDRFMMIAIAVGGILLVIGVFTFAAANWLAWSREVKFILMMSLFFTISITGFYTWREPTLAKKDGKKPPRSKRFLGEALLIFAAFILGANLILMAQIFNISGSTAELFLAWGFGVSFMAYGLSLNSLGIMAIILVQIGYWAGLGDLWYSSGDAGWARLAVRHMPLISWLLFVPLAYFCRSRWIFFLAALFFAASLQFNLNPLPLLNFSDVAPWVASFALALPPAIFWSYDDLLFPTISYRLFQPLARNLALIAFGLVFYALSFRWQWQGFSSNSFGSTNNVNNYLSLPIIDLGILSGLAVLQWLFLLRQRNNPPRREVVFNTGLIATFLGFIVVVPFWHQAISRIGDLGSFIFNILLGVLSWGLIQEGIKLSDRKSFWGGMLLLTLLVISRMLEYNTDPLFRSMVFLMCGSLLISAGLWFEGRLTSSSGKKSS; from the coding sequence ATGATTTTTGATAATTTTCAACGAAAATTGCAGAAAGAAGCGCAATTATGGCGTGATGAAGGTATGCTTAGTCCTTCTCAGTATCAACAAATTGCCGATCGCTATCAATTTAATAAGCTGGAAGCTGCTGCACGCGATCGCTTTATGATGATAGCGATCGCTGTAGGTGGTATCCTCCTCGTCATAGGTGTATTTACCTTTGCGGCTGCCAATTGGCTAGCATGGTCGCGTGAGGTCAAATTCATCTTGATGATGAGTCTGTTTTTCACTATTAGTATCACAGGTTTTTACACCTGGAGAGAACCGACACTCGCCAAAAAAGACGGCAAAAAACCGCCACGGAGTAAGCGCTTTTTAGGTGAAGCCTTACTGATTTTTGCTGCCTTTATTTTGGGTGCAAATTTAATCCTAATGGCACAAATTTTTAATATCAGTGGTTCGACTGCTGAACTATTCTTAGCTTGGGGATTTGGCGTTTCTTTCATGGCTTATGGTTTGTCGTTAAATTCCTTGGGAATTATGGCAATTATCTTAGTACAGATTGGGTATTGGGCTGGACTAGGGGATTTGTGGTATTCTTCAGGTGATGCGGGATGGGCAAGATTAGCAGTCAGACATATGCCATTAATCTCATGGCTATTGTTTGTCCCTCTCGCCTATTTTTGTCGTTCCCGGTGGATTTTTTTCTTAGCAGCGTTATTTTTTGCTGCTTCTTTACAATTCAATCTCAATCCTCTACCTCTGTTAAATTTCTCTGATGTGGCTCCTTGGGTGGCATCTTTTGCCTTAGCGCTGCCACCTGCGATATTCTGGAGCTACGACGATTTGTTATTTCCCACGATTAGTTACAGACTGTTTCAACCCTTAGCGCGGAATTTAGCTTTAATTGCTTTTGGTTTAGTATTTTATGCTCTTTCGTTTCGTTGGCAATGGCAAGGGTTTTCTTCCAACTCCTTTGGCTCAACGAATAACGTCAACAATTACTTATCTCTGCCTATTATCGATTTGGGAATTCTGAGTGGTTTAGCAGTATTGCAATGGTTGTTTCTCTTACGTCAAAGAAATAACCCTCCTCGGCGGGAAGTTGTGTTTAATACTGGTCTAATTGCCACTTTTCTCGGTTTTATTGTTGTAGTGCCTTTTTGGCATCAAGCTATCAGTCGAATTGGCGATCTGGGAAGTTTTATTTTCAACATTCTTTTGGGTGTACTGTCTTGGGGACTAATTCAAGAAGGCATAAAACTGAGTGATAGAAAATCCTTTTGGGGGGGGATGTTATTACTAACTTTACTAGTTATTAGCCGGATGTTAGAATACAATACTGATCCACTTTTTCGGTCGATGGTTTTTTTAATGTGTGGTTCATTATTAATTAGTGCGGGACTCTGGTTTGAAGGTCGTTTAACTAGTTCGTCGGGAAAGAAGTCTAGTTGA